TTGTTTCAAAGGTAATAGTAGAACTATTTTCACTATGAGATGTACCATTACTACTCATTCCAGGATTTTTCCCTGGTAAATATGAAGTGAGCAACAGTTCATCTGCTCGATCAGCAACCTTAATCTTGAGGTCGTCAATAGCAGCACTTAATTGTTCCAACTCATGCACCCCTAAATCATCAatattttcccaccaaaattgtttcttattttctttcatcATCTTTTTTAACTCCGCTCCTCTTTTTTTCTCAGCTTCCAACCTGCTAAGTGCTTCAGTATACTCTCTGTTGAGTTCACGAATTTTGGCTTCATGATGAGCCGCGACAAGTGGAGTTGGAGACATGTTATTCGCCTGACGAGAATTTCCAGAGAGGTAGCGGTCGATAATATTGTGAGGATGAGTGAAAGAAAAAGGTTTTCCAGCGGGTGAAAAAACGATGATAGCAATCTCAGCACCACAAAGGGTAGAAAGTTCATGAGCCTTCTTAAAAACACCTCCTCTACGTTTAGAGAAGGTAACTTGTCTTGCATCTTCTTTCTCAAttcttttgatttcgattttttgTCGACCCATGCTTGGTTTTCTTGTCACTGCCATGACGAAAATGAAGTTTGGGATATTCTCTGTGTTCTTTTCTCTCTTCGAGTGGTGATATTGTGGTGAacaagagaagatgaaggagatggGATATAAAGGGGCCGAGGCTTGTGAGTAGTTATGTACGTGAATTGTCTCTTACAAATAATAGTTGTCTGATTTAATTCATTCATTAATTCAATATTTAGagtattaattttttatttattaccatttctATAAAGTaagtaaaagaaagaaacaaatcttATCTAGCGAGTGACAAAACTAATTATGTGCATGATGCATGTAATTATTTTCAAAACCCTTCCATTTCTAAACGTCTGTATTCATTCAACCTAATAACTAGCACTTTAATTGGCAAGTTTTTAACTGATGCATTTAGGTAAGGTAGTAAAATGGAATATGTTTTGAGAATGAATCTTAGAACTAATTAAATATAAATCTAAGCAATATAGTCTGGTTTGGT
This is a stretch of genomic DNA from Papaver somniferum cultivar HN1 chromosome 1, ASM357369v1, whole genome shotgun sequence. It encodes these proteins:
- the LOC113316094 gene encoding agamous-like MADS-box protein AGL61; protein product: MAVTRKPSMGRQKIEIKRIEKEDARQVTFSKRRGGVFKKAHELSTLCGAEIAIIVFSPAGKPFSFTHPHNIIDRYLSGNSRQANNMSPTPLVAAHHEAKIRELNREYTEALSRLEAEKKRGAELKKMMKENKKQFWWENIDDLGVHELEQLSAAIDDLKIKVADRADELLLTSYLPGKNPGMSSNGTSHSENSSTITFETKPTIIPNHQQIHTSSLPHHGYGTDFGLYGRNGLY